From the genome of Candidozyma auris chromosome 2, complete sequence, one region includes:
- a CDS encoding phosphatase, with amino-acid sequence MGSFTSLLCCTLDAKDDSEDKDHKSSSRGANSPASPKSPASKSSNKPAASSSRPESPAENSKPKDKAVPSKEAAAEQNNKNGKKDLLDDENSVNETDTITNTNEESNPTPTLNTNTQSPPMGENPISNIRPEDEAQQAQMEAQIAADVQEQLSNSSDPESEFDLTKLQEGQAFNPETGFLLGRKNTKKFGNKKCLILDLDETLVHSSFKYLRTADFVIPVEIDNQVHHVYVIKRPGVDEFLEKVGKWFEVVVFTASVSKYGDPLLNKLDIHRSVHHRLFRDSCYNYQGNFIKNLSQIGRPLSECIIIDNSPASYIFHPEHSIPISSWFSDTHDNELLDLLPFLEDISKPNVDDVSKVLDIGL; translated from the coding sequence ATGGGCCTGTTCACATCGTTGCTCTGCTGCACTTTGGACGCCAAAGACGACTCCGAAGACAAGGACCACAAAAGCAGTTCCAGGGGCGCCAACTCGCCTGCCAGCCCCAAATCACCCGCATCCAAGTCGTCCAACAAGCCTGCCGCCTCGTCGAGCCGGCCCGAGCTGCCTGCGGAAAACTCAAAGCCAAAGGATAAAGCGGTGCCGCTGAAGGAAGCAGCCGCCGAACAAAATAACAAAAACGGCAAGAAGGACTTGCTAGACGACGAAAATTCCGTTAACGAGACGGATACCATCACAAACACCAACGAGGAGCTGAATCCAACCCCAACGCTAAATACGAACACCCAGCTGCCGCCAATGGGGGAGAACCCGATTCTGAATATCCGTCCTGAGGACGAAGCACAACAGGCTCAGATGGAGGCACAGATTGCCGCAGATGTCCAGGAGCAGCTCAGCAATTCGAGTGACCCGGAGTCGGAGTTCGATTTGACCAAATTGCAAGAGGGCCAGGCTTTCAACCCAGAAACAGGGTTTCTTTTGGGCCGCAAAAACACTAAAAAGTTCGGCAACAAAAAATGTCTCATTTTGGATTTGGACGAAACATTGGTGCATTCTTCATTCAAGTATTTGAGAACGGCTGATTTTGTCATCCCCGTTGAAATTGACAACCAGGTCCACCACGTGTATGTCATCAAAAGACCTGGAGTGGACgagttcttggagaaagtgGGCAAGTGGTTTGAAGTGGTCGTATTCACAGCTTCTGTTTCGAAGTATGGTGATCctttgctcaacaagttAGATATCCACCGCTCAGTGCACCACAGGTTGTTTCGAGACTCATGCTACAACTACCAAGgaaacttcatcaagaacttgtctCAGATCGGACGTCCTCTCAGCGAGTGTATCATCATAGACAACTCCCCGGCATCGTATATTTTCCATCCAGAGCACTCGATACCAATATCCAGTTGGTTCAGTGACACCCACGACAACGAGTTGTTGGATTTGCTTCCATTTTTGGAGGACATCTCCAAGCCCAACGTGGACGACGTGAGCAAGGTGCTCGACATTGGGTTgtga
- the SOF1 gene encoding rRNA-processing protein SOF1 — MKVKTLSRSSDAYVPARNTQESAMPRNLNPALHPFERAREYTRAVTATKLERMFAQPFVGQLGDGHRDGVYCLARNYKTTNQVASGSGDGVVKYWNMTSRQEAVSFRAHYGMVTGLSVTPRRGLLSCGDDKFIKLWSLESSDFPEETDDLDVFKGSKGDNALLKTFNGEHAFKGLDHHASEDMFVTGGANINLWDINRNNYTSNLTWGADNVNSVKFNRTETSVLASAGSDNSIVLYDIRTNTAVQKVVTDMRANALSWNPMEAFHFASAHDDHNCYLWDMRRMDSSLNIYKDHVSAVMDLDFSPTGQELVTGSYDKTLRIYRARDGHSREIYHTKRMQRVFSVCFTTDSRYILSGSDDTNIRLWRANASERAGVKSSRERSKLNYDEKLKERYKYMPEVRRIARHRHLPKVVKKAQEIKRIEIESLKRREENDRRHSKEGSKPRVAERRKHIRGTAIKE, encoded by the coding sequence ATGAAAGTCAAAACGCTCAGCAGGCTGTCGGATGCCTATGTACCTGCAAGAAACACCCAAGAGCTGGCCATGCCCAGAAACTTGAACCCAGCCCTTCATCCGTTTGAAAGGGCTAGAGAATACACTAGAGCTGTTACTGCTACAAAGCTCGAGAGAATGTTTGCACAGCCATTTGTGGGCCAGCTAGGTGACGGCCACAGAGACGGAGTGTACTGCCTTGCAAGAAACTACAAAACAACGAACCAAGTTGCCAGTGGCTCTGGCGACGGTGTGGTGAAGTATTGGAACATGACACTGAGACAAGAAGCCGTAAGTTTCAGAGCGCACTACGGAATGGTCACGGGGTTGAGCGTAACACCTAGGAGAGGGTTACTTTCGTGTGGTGACGATAAGTTCATCAAATTATGGTCCCTTGAGAGCAGTGACTTCCCTGAGGAAACAGACGACTTGGACGTCTTCAAAGGCAGCAAAGGCGACAACGCTTTGCTCAAGACTTTTAACGGTGAACATGCGTTCAAGGGCTTGGACCATCATGCCTCAGAAGACATGTTTGTCACTGGAGGTGCCAACATCAACCTTTGGGACATCAATAGAAACAACTATACACTGAACCTCACGTGGGGCGCTGACAATGTCAACAGTGTCAAATTTAACCGTACAGAAACAAGCGTGTTGGCCTCTGCAGGGTCAGACAACTCGATTGTGCTCTACGACATTCGTACCAATACCGCAGTGCAGAAAGTTGTCACAGATATGAGAGCTAACGCCCTCTCGTGGAACCCAATGGAGGCGTTCCATTTTGCATCGGCCCACGACGACCACAATTGTTACCTCTGGGACATGAGGCGTATGGACTCGTCTCTCAACATTTACAAAGACCACGTGAGTGCCGTGATGGACCTTGACTTCTCCCCTACTGGACAGGAGCTTGTTACGGGGTCGTACGACAAGACACTTCGTATTTACAGAGCTAGAGACGGTCACTCTAGAGAAATTTACCATACTAAACGTATGCAGCGTGTGTTCAGCGTTTGTTTCACCACGGACCTGCGGTACATCTTGAGTGGTTCCGATGATACAAACATCAGATTGTGGAGAGCCAACGCGCTGGAGCGTGCTGGCGTCAAGTCCTCAAGAGAGAGATCGAAGCTCAACTACgacgagaagttgaaggaacGTTACAAGTACATGCCTGAGGTGCGCCGGATTGCTCGCCACCGTCACTTGCcaaaggtggtgaagaaggcgCAGGAGATCAAGCGTATTGAGATTGAGTCAttaaagagaagagaggaGAATGACCGCCGCCACTCGAAGGAGGGCTCGAAGCCCCGTGTggcagagagaagaaaacatATCAGAGGCACTGCCATCAAGGAGTAA
- the HRK1 gene encoding putative serine/threonine protein kinase, protein MPDRHRLKLFSHFKHQSPSSPQEESSLNKQNSNSSSRKFLGFSVGKHDSQDSLASPTVTNSSDHQQPPSKTPSIVVKNASQNPNAAARNRSMEDSQSPKGHSMVDLKRLFKNKKSIQSPSNGAAPGQGHGHGHGHSPGPGHNGHVDSGTLSPPPVGGASSGQHSRAPSSTSLAALINQTSSQLLSSSQATKRQEGPVHEPFTQDGSPMVKKYGKVEKELGSGAGGSVRLIMRPSDHKTFAVKEFRPRRNTESFKDYTRKCTAEYCIGSTLKHPNIIKTIDIIHENNRYYEVMEYAPIDFFAVVMSGEMSRQEINCCLKQILEGVSYLHSLGLAHRDLKLDNCVLTKEGILKIIDFGSAVIFKYPYDQHGSSNADPIHYCHGVVGSDPYLAPEVLTSSNSYNPQPVDLWSIAIIYCCMTLKRFPWKIPHPEKDNSFKLYAMEDDNWHDYYLSNECHKLLLKQRQLKNQIIKSNKKKKLIQRQREQEVGEVHEDDDEETVEAVEEKLRSLSPVRVLEDDEMQSIVDELKVIDAKVEEFEKIKDEKRAQFQKQRGISSATTNSTEDTAISSNSPRSDDKRSKSHKSIHGPYRLMRLLPHASRPIIHKMLQIDPSKRATIEEILSDEWIKSIECCTLKEVEGANGDDDEDMVFVPGKPSHEHTVVMDEGKEETA, encoded by the coding sequence ATGCCTGACAGACACAGACTAAAGCTTTTTTCCCACTTCAAGCATCAGCTGCCTTCACTGCCTCAGGAAGAATCTTCCCTTAACAAACAGAattcaaattcttcatctcgAAAGTTCCTAGGCTTTTCCGTTGGCAAGCACGACTCACAGGATTCGCTAGCTTCCCCAACAGTGACAAACTCCTCCGACCACCAGCAACCTCCGTCAAAAACGCCGTCGATCGTGGTGAAGAACGCCTCCCAGAACCCAAACGCTGCTGCAAGAAACAGGAGCATGGAAGACTCGCAGTCGCCAAAGGGACACAGCATGGTGGACTTGAAACGTTTGTTCAAAAATAAGAAAAGCATCCAAAGCCCGAGCAACGGCGCCGCTCCAGGGCAAGGTCACGGTCACGGTCACGGTCACAGCCCTGGCCCTGGTCATAACGGACACGTTGATTCTGGCACCTTGAGTCCTCCACCAGTTGGTGGTGCGCTGCTGGGCCAACATAGTCGTGCTCCACTGCTGACGTCGTTGGCTGCGCTTATCAACCAGACATCATCGCAgcttttgagctcctccCAGGCCACCAAGCGGCAGGAGGGGCCCGTGCATGAGCCATTTACTCAAGACGGCTCTCCAATGGTCAAAAAGTACGGTAAAGTAGAGAAAGAACTCGGCTCAGGCGCGGGCGGTTCCGTGCGCTTAATCATGAGGCCGCTGGATCACAAAACTTTTGCCGTGAAAGAGTTTCGACCACGGAGAAATACGGAGTCTTTCAAGGATTATACCCGTAAGTGTACAGCTGAGTATTGCATTGGCTCCACATTGAAGCATCCgaacatcatcaaaaccaTTGACATCATCCATGAGAACAACAGGTACTATGAGGTGATGGAATATGCCCCGATCGATTTCTTTGCCGTAGTGATGAGTGGCGAAATGTCGAGACAAGAGATAAACTGTTGTTTGAAACAGATTTTAGAGGGCGTGTCTTACTTGCATTCGTTGGGTCTTGCGCATCGTGACTTGAAGCTCGATAACTGTGTTTTGACCAAAGAAGGTATTCTTAAGATTATTGACTTTGGGTCTGCTGTGATTTTCAAATACCCATACGACCAGCACGGCTCTAGCAACGCTGACCCCATCCACTATTGTCACGGTGTTGTTGGCTCAGATCCATATCTTGCACCAGAAGTATTAACGAGCCTGAATTCATACAACCCACAGCCAGTGGATTTGTGGTCTATCGCGATCATCTACTGTTGCATGACACTCAAAAGATTCCCTTGGAAAATACCCCATCCAGAAAAGGATAATTCGTTCAAACTCTACGCTATGGAGGATGACAACTGGCACGACTACTACTTGTCAAACGAATGCCATAAacttttgttgaagcagagaCAACTCAAGAATCAGATCATCAAgctgaacaagaagaaaaaactTATTCAGAGACAGAGGGAGCAAGAGGTGGGCGAAGTTCAcgaagacgatgatgaagagacaGTGGAGGCTGTAGAAGAAAAACTTCGATCTCTCCTGCCTGTTAGGGTCCTTGAAGACGATGAGATGCAGTCAATCGTGGACGAATTGAAGGTGATTGACGCCAAAGTCGAAGAAttcgaaaagatcaaggaTGAAAAGCGGGCGCAGTTCCAGAAACAGCGTGGCATCTCAAGTGCCACAACAAACTCGACAGAAGACACAGCGATACTGAGCAATTCGCCGAGATCAGACGACAAGCGTTCCAAGTCCCACAAGCTGATTCATGGTCCATACAGATTGATGAGGTTGCTACCTCATGCGTCTCGGCCGATTATCCACAAGATGTTGCAGATTGATCCCTCCAAGAGAGCCACAATCGAAGAAATTCTTCTGGACGAATGGATCAAGAGCATTGAGTGCTGTACATTGAAGGAGGTGGAAGGAGCCAAtggagatgatgatgaagatatggTTTTTGTTCCAGGAAAACCTTCACACGAGCATACAGTTGTCATGGATGAAGGTAAAGAGGAGACAGCATAA
- the IST1 gene encoding Ist1p: MAISKLKFLQEKKTALTKQQRRQLADLLGTGKESSAKIRVENIIRDDIYIELLEYLELYCELLLARLSIVLDTSKHEVDPNLKEAVSSVIYACHHTEVKELIALGDLLKHRYGPEFSAAVHTNSNGEYVPSKITKRCAIDPPSEVLVDLYLSEIAKTYGVPYSGLKEEMPPPLSDPKDDDKDSGSDSGSGGGLTEEPIAADFEQRPSVASQVAPKKDESDFDALKARFAALKK; the protein is encoded by the coding sequence ATGGCGATTTCAAAActcaagtttcttcaagagaagaaaactGCACTCACCAAGCAACAACGAAGACAGCTAGCGGATCTACTTGGAACTGGCAAGGAGTCCAGCGCAAAGATTAGAGTCGAAAATATTATCAGAGACGATATCTACATTGAGCTTCTAGAGTATCTCGAGCTCTACTGCGAGCTTTTACTCGCCAGACTATCCATAGTATTAGACACGCTGAAGCATGAAGTCGATCCAAATTTAAAAGAAGCAGTGCTGCTGGTCATCTACGCCTGTCATCACACGGAAGTGAAGGAATTAATTGCATTGGGAGATTTGCTCAAACACAGGTATGGCCCCGAGTTTTCTGCAGCCGTGCACACCAACTCCAACGGAGAGTATGTCCCTAGCAAAATTACAAAACGGTGCGCCATTGACCCGCCTTCAGAGGTCCTTGTGGACTTGTATTTAAGCGAGATTGCGAAAACGTACGGTGTTCCCTACCTGGGTCTCAAGGAGGAGATGCCGCCTCCTCTCTCGGATccaaaagatgatgatAAAGACTCGGGGTCAGATTCTGGGAGCGGAGGTGGGCTTACGGAGGAGCCCATCGCGGCAGATTTTGAGCAGCGACCAAGTGTAGCCAGTCAGGTTGCTCCGAAGAAGGACGAGCTGGACTTTGATGCGTTGAAAGCGAGATTCGCAGCCTTAAAGAAGTAG
- a CDS encoding thiosulfate sulfurtransferase has product MVNAPKVKLLNTDYAWRLLQSPGPRVVPVDATWYMPNSSKNAKTEFAQEDRIKGSVFFDLDSVCCRTSKYPHMLPPHRLFDKEVGKLGIQSEDLVLVYDRQGIFSGPRAAWTFALYGHKNVYLLDHYLQFKEKHPVEKGPPSESPASEGDESGYKGIDNTEFTKNYRSQVIEFDELADLVVSRSLDDYYLFDARSADRFHGKAPEPRKGLSSGHIPGALSLPFGKVLNENGQYKTREELIEVFKNDFGLDWNEPLDRKGVIVMCGTGVTAVILRLAIEKINPDIPIRVYDGSWTEWAQRAPDLIVEGNM; this is encoded by the coding sequence ATGGTCAATGCACCTAAAGTGAAACTTCTCAATACTGATTACGCATGGAGGCTTCTTCAGTCTCCGGGGCCTAGGGTGGTCCCAGTTGACGCAACCTGGTACATGCCTAACTCATCCAAAAATGCCAAAACAGAGTTTGCCCAAGAAGATCGTATCAAGGGTTCTGTCTTTTTTGACTTGGACTCAGTATGTTGCAGAACAAGCAAATACCCTCACATGCTTCCTCCTCATAGATTGTTTGACAAAGAGGTGGGCAAGTTGGGCATCCAAAGCGAAGACCTCGTTCTTGTCTACGATAGACAAGGAATATTCTCTGGGCCCAGAGCAGCTTGGACATTTGCTCTTTACGGTCACAAAAATGTATACTTGTTAGACCACTATCTTCAGttcaaggagaagcatCCAGTCGAAAAGGGTCCACCAAGCGAGTCTCCAGCATCAGAGGGTGACGAGTCAGGATACAAGGGCATTGACAACACAGAGTTCACCAAAAATTATCGCAGCCAGGTCATTGAGTTTGACGAATTGGCTGACCTCGTTGTCCTGAGAAGCTTGGATGATTACTACTTGTTTGATGCGAGAAGCGCAGATAGATTCCATGGCAAGGCTCCGGAGCCCCGTAAGGGCTTGCTGTCTGGACACATACCTGGTGCTCTCAGTTTGCCATTTGGCAAAGTTTTGAACGAGAACGGTCAATATAAAACACGCGAGGAATTAATTGAGGTCTTCAAGAATGACTTTGGGCTCGACTGGAACGAGCCATTGGATAGAAAGGGCGTCATAGTGATGTGTGGAACTGGTGTTACAGCGGTGATTCTTCGCTTGGCTATCGAGAAGATTAACCCTGATATTCCTATTCGTGTTTATGACGGGTCATGGACAGAATGGGCTCAGAGAGCTCCTGATTTGATCGTTGAAGGGAATATGTAG
- the PUS7 gene encoding pseudouridine synthase PUS7: MEGAAKRSAPIAAEDASKKAKVYAAPGKVVSEADVGVTQYINESYKTGGGFYGTIKQRYSDFQVNEVSLDGTVVRLTDEGIDLGKTKKERKQERRQTERADLQDKSPEELEAIKAKRAQEKEEKPENGDASSPKYELSEEHKARLLQLMKPEELQEIEDLFTTGGNMETKTQFDDKATRTQLHQLLRQAFQGKLETMTSPENTFKVALSKGTNNNRGRNVNHVDDSGVINYGLGPFKNYLHFTLYKENRETMEVASMIAKYLRIPHKAVKYAGTKDRRGVTCQRLSVHKGKVQRVTALNKGLNGSILGGFKYESTSLALGDLKGNEFLIAIRDVQTEQENLEEVVDKAFNSLKDKGFINYYGLQRFGTFSISTHVLGIELLKENWKNAVDLLLAEQDRTVAESVEARRIWAENRDAAAAAKLMPRRCFAEQTVLNTLAKEERIDVDGAEDYHKQAYFRAIMQIPRNLRLIYVHAYQSYVWNMVASKRIELFGLEVREGDLILVEQKNPENQKVVSIDEDGEEFEEDVAGTASDRVRALTKEDIDSGNYSIYDVVLPSPGYDVVYPTSPELMAVYEQVMAKDGLDPHNMRRRVQEFSLAGSYRPLMGRAEQLSYKIVRHRDNDDPILRTDLEILRAKKEKNEDLERVIDCSGTEDATQTAIVLKMRLGVSCYATMALREFMKADTSRFSANFDVKSNK; this comes from the coding sequence ATGGAGGGTGCCGCCAAAAGAAGTGCTCCCATAGCAGCGGAAGatgcttcaaaaaaagctaAAGTGTATGCTGCTCCAGGCAAAGTAGTCCTGGAAGCAGATGTGGGCGTCACACAGTACATCAATGAGTCTTACAAGACCGGAGGAGGGTTCTATGGGACCATCAAGCAGCGGTATTCTGACTTTCAGGTGAACGAAGTGTCGTTGGATGGGACAGTTGTGCGTTTAACCGATGAGGGCATCGACTTGGgaaaaacaaagaaagaaagaaaacagGAAAGGAGGCAGACGGAGCGTGCTGATCTCCAAGATAAATCTCCCGAGGAGCTTGAGGCTATTAAGGCAAAACGTGCTCaggagaaagaagagaaaccaGAGAATGGCgatgcttcttctccaaagtATGAGCTCAGTGAGGAGCACAAGGCTCGTTTATTACAGTTGATGAAGCCTGAGGAgcttcaagagattgaagacCTCTTCACAACTGGTGGCAATATGGAAACCAAGACCCAATTTGACGATAAGGCCACAAGAACGCAGTTGCATCAGCTCCTCAGACAAGCATTCCAAGGCAAATTGGAAACCATGACATCGCCTGAAAACACATTCAAGGTTGCATTATCCAAGGGCACCAACAATAACAGAGGACGTAACGTCAATCATGTGGACGATCTGGGCGTGATCAACTACGGCTTGGGCCCATTCAAGAATTATTTGCATTTCACCCTCTACAAGGAGAATAGAGAGACGATGGAAGTAGCCTCAATGATTGCCAAGTACCTCAGGATCCCCCACAAGGCTGTGAAGTACGCTGGTACGAAAGATCGTCGTGGGGTCACTTGCCAGAGACTCAGTGTCCATAAGGGCAAGGTTCAAAGAGTAACTGCTCTCAACAAGGGGTTGAATGGATCTATTCTTGGTGGGTTCAAATATGAGAGCACATCTCTTGCTCTTGGAGACTTGAAGGGAAACGAGTTCTTGATTGCCATTCGTGATGTTCAAACTGAGCAGGAAAACCTCGAGGAAGTCGTTGACAAAGCATTTAATTCTCTCAAAGATAAAGGCTTCATAAACTACTACGGCTTACAAAGATTTGGAACGTTTTCCATCTCAACTCATGTTTTGGGTATCGAACTACTCAAGGAAAACTGGAAGAATGCTGTTGATCTCCTTCTAGCTGAACAAGATAGAACTGTCGCTGAGTCTGTCGAGGCCCGCAGAATTTGGGCAGAAAACAGagatgctgctgctgctgctaaACTCATGCCTAGGCGTTGCTTTGCCGAGCAAACTGTCCTTAATACTCTAGCCAAGGAGGAGAGAATCGACGTCGATGGAGCTGAGGATTACCACAAGCAAGCTTATTTCCGTGCAATTATGCAAATTCCCAGGAATTTGCGTCTTATATACGTTCATGCCTACCAATCTTATGTTTGGAATATGGTTGCATCAAAGAGAatcgagctctttggcTTGGAGGTACGTGAGGGAGACTTGAtccttgttgagcaaaagaaCCCTGAAAACCAGAAAGTCGTGTccattgatgaagatggagaagaattCGAGGAGGATGTCGCAGGCACTGCTTCTGATAGAGTTCGTGCACTCACAAAGGAGGACATTGACTCAGGCAACTACCTGATCTATGACGTTGTACTTCCTTCGCCAGGATACGATGTGGTGTACCCAACAAGTCCAGAGCTCATGGCTGTGTACGAGCAGGTGATGGCGAAAGATGGCCTTGATCCTCACAACATGCGTAGAAGAGTCCAAGAGTTCTCCTTGGCCGGTTCTTACCGACCACTCATGGGAAGGGCTGAGCAACTTTCGTACAAGATTGTGAGACACAGAGACAATGATGATCCGATATTGCGCACCGACTTGGAGATCTTGCGTGCtaagaaggaaaaaaacgAAGACCTAGAAAGAGTGATAGACTGCTCGGGCACCGAAGATGCAACTCAGACAGCCATAGTCTTGAAGATGCGTTTAGGCGTAAGTTGCTACGCTACCATGGCACTCCGAGAGTTTATGAAGGCCGACACTAGTCGATTCAGTGCCAATTTCGATGTCAAATCGAACAAGTAA
- the KIP2 gene encoding Kip2p — protein sequence MYRSGRGTPTPRSSYSDLKRPASARGYRPSSPHIPSSRPSSSMGSRPSTPTFRPEPYTGSITVSIRPNPHTSGNSQNQVWHIDYANTITNTQDNSSYTFDHVFASSMDVTNRVVYERSCAQLVHMFLNEGYNSTLFAYGMTGSGKTYSMRGEDNDPGFVRLAIDDIFNKIDSPNSGCSYSLSVTYLEIYNEKIVDLLGTGTGAFSSHNEPKIRDDPDYGIKIMGVNTPTVSSKQSLLQLIKAGDMKRKTSATDYNARSSRSHAILQLRLHTIDMASRFEHRSTLSLCDLAGSERATSCAERRKEGSYINKSLLALSTVINKLSLASNSGAMDHIPYRDSKLTRLLQPSLSGSALISILCNVHLGSNSPGLSQQYVTETTNTLRFAARAKDIVLSVNANRKQSIGDGEAHRMIEELKRVVENQKNELALLKIHSGVWQMNSQVSEDPASAQLQGELKVLQEKVEHLTRLSDLNRTEVVLLRNDALNDILGMEIDKFSSQKMMANLEEFYKRLTHENEEYKQYNASLENQLRLAHSQLAAMNSAASSKPTNPSNKHYDSLLRQQEEEIMSLKETLRDKDHIIHGLTKTSKLRRLVDSSNANGAPSISDYTKKVTGASVVGSPDKENVVSEIRQFRLSPKKPAVPRFT from the coding sequence ATGTACCGCTCAGGACGGGGAACCCCCACACCACGATCCAGCTACTCAGACCTCAAGCGGCCGGCCTCCGCCAGAGGCTACAGACCACTGCTGCCTCACATTCCTTCTTCGAGACCATCTTCAAGTATGGGCTCGAGGCCCTCCACGCCTACATTCCGGCCTGAGCCGTACACGGGCTCAATCACTGTCAGTATAAGACCAAACCCACATACAAGTGGGAATTCCCAGAACCAAGTGTGGCACATTGACTACGCCAataccatcaccaacaccCAGGACAATTCCTCCTATACTTTCGACCATGTATTTGCATCGTCGATGGATGTGACAAACAGAGTTGTTTACGAACGTTCGTGTGCTCAGTTGGTGCACATGTTCCTCAATGAGGGCTACAATTCAACGTTATTCGCTTATGGTATGACTGGCTCAGGTAAGACTTACTCAATGAGAGGCGAAGACAATGATCCAGGATTCGTCAGATTGGCCATAGACGACATTTTTAATAAGATAGACTCACCTAACCTGGGGTGCTCGTACTCGCTCTCGGTGACGTATTTGGAAATATATAACGAGAAAATAGTGGACCTTCTTGGAACGGGCACTGGTGCCTTCAGCTCCCACAATGAGCCCAAAATAAGGGATGATCCAGACTATGGCATCAAGATAATGGGAGTCAACACGCCTAcagtttcttcaaaacaGTCATTGCTCCAGCTCATCAAAGCTGGTGATATGAAACGCAAAACCTCGGCCACGGACTACAACGCCAGACTGTCTCGTTCCCACGCAATCTTACAACTTCGACTCCACACTATAGACATGGCTCTGAGGTTTGAGCATAGATCTACTCTTTCATTATGTGATTTGGCTGGTTCTGAGAGGGCAACGCTGTGTGCTGAAAGGCGGAAGGAGGGGTCGTATATCAACAAGTCGCTACTCGCTCTCTCCACTGTCATAAATAAGCTCTCGCTTGCATCAAATAGCGGCGCTATGGACCACATCCCCTACAGGGATTCGAAACTCACGAGACTTCTACAACCGTCCCTTTCAGGACTGGCTCTTATTCTGATCTTGTGCAATGTTCACTTGGGTCTGAATCTGCCTGGCCTTTCTCAACAGTATGTTACTGAAACGACAAATACTCTTCGATTTGCTGCTCGGGCAAAGGATATAGTATTGTCAGTCAATGCTAATAGGAAGCAATCAATCGGTGATGGAGAAGCCCACAGGATGAtagaagaattgaaaagagTCGTTGAAAATCAGAAGAACGAGCTCGCCCTCCTAAAGATACACTCTGGGGTGTGGCAAATGAACTCTCAAGTATCAGAGGATCCTGCTTCTGCACAATTACAGGGCGAGCTTAAGgtgcttcaagaaaaggTCGAACATCTCACCCGTCTATCAGACTTAAACAGGACAGAAGTAGTCCTTTTACGAAACGATGCTCTCAACGATATTTTGGGAATGGAGATTGACAAATTCTCTCTGCAAAAGATGATGGCAAATCTCGAGGAATTCTACAAGAGGTTGACTCACgagaatgaagaatatAAGCAGTATAATGCATCTTTGGAGAATCAACTTCGTTTGGCACACCTGCAGTTGGCAGCAATGAACTCTGCCGCGTCACTGAAACCCACTAATCCTTCGAACAAACATTACGACTCCTTACTAcgacaacaagaagaagagatcatGCTGCTCAAAGAAACTTTGCGTGATAAGGACCACATCATCCACGGGCTTACGAAAACTTCAAAGCTTCGCCGATTGGTAGATTCTTCGAATGCTAATGGAGCACCATCGATCTCAGACTATACCAAAAAAGTGACTGGAGCATCTGTAGTGGGTAGTCCGGATAAGGAGAATGTGGTCTCCGAAATCCGTCAATTTAGATTAAGTCCAAAGAAGCCAGCTGTGCCGCGATTCACCTAA